In Chitinophaga sp. HK235, a single window of DNA contains:
- a CDS encoding aspartate kinase: MKVFKFGGASLESVERIKQVAQIVQSFPDDKLLIVISAMGKTTNELEKVAQNFYMRKREIAAQLLYNVEQHHIQMAETLLGTRHHPVFQQLQQFFTEAEWTLGEKPVRAYDYYYDQLVGMGELLSTTIVSAFFNTVGLHNTWLDVRDIFRTDDNFRDANIDWAYTQKQVTDKVAPLFNETSIVIAQGFIGSTDQNESVTLGREGSDYSAAVFANMLDAESQTIWKDVEGLKNADPKLFPNTINIPEISYGEVIEMAYYGAQVIHPKTIKPLQNKQIPLLVKCFFDKNLPGTIIKEQADVRQLPPIIVLKRNQVLLTITSKDYSFITEDKISDIYETFHRLKVKINLMQNGAISFSCCIDHNPEKIELLIKALHSGFKIAYNEGLELLTVRYYQDGLLEELSNHHTVLLEQRSRVTVQRLLKK, from the coding sequence ATGAAGGTTTTCAAGTTTGGCGGCGCAAGTTTAGAAAGTGTTGAACGCATTAAGCAGGTAGCACAAATAGTTCAGTCGTTTCCGGACGACAAACTCCTGATTGTTATTTCCGCGATGGGCAAAACCACCAACGAACTGGAAAAGGTGGCCCAGAACTTTTACATGCGCAAAAGGGAAATAGCGGCCCAGTTGCTGTACAACGTGGAGCAACATCATATACAGATGGCTGAGACCCTGCTGGGCACCCGCCACCACCCTGTATTTCAGCAGCTGCAACAGTTCTTTACAGAAGCCGAATGGACCCTGGGTGAAAAACCCGTACGCGCCTATGATTATTACTACGATCAGCTGGTAGGCATGGGAGAGCTCCTCAGCACCACTATTGTGAGCGCATTCTTTAACACCGTAGGTCTTCATAACACCTGGCTCGATGTCAGGGATATCTTCCGTACAGATGATAACTTCAGGGATGCCAATATTGACTGGGCCTATACCCAGAAACAGGTAACCGATAAAGTGGCTCCGCTTTTCAACGAAACCAGTATCGTGATCGCTCAGGGCTTTATCGGCAGTACCGACCAGAACGAAAGCGTGACGTTGGGCAGGGAAGGCAGTGACTATTCCGCCGCCGTGTTTGCCAATATGCTCGATGCTGAAAGCCAGACTATCTGGAAAGACGTGGAAGGCCTCAAAAATGCCGACCCCAAACTTTTCCCAAACACCATCAATATCCCTGAGATCAGTTATGGGGAAGTGATCGAAATGGCCTACTATGGTGCACAGGTGATCCACCCCAAAACCATCAAACCTTTACAGAACAAACAGATACCGCTGCTGGTAAAATGTTTCTTCGATAAAAACCTGCCTGGTACCATCATCAAGGAACAGGCGGATGTCAGGCAGTTGCCCCCCATCATTGTGCTGAAAAGAAACCAGGTGCTGCTGACTATCACTTCCAAAGACTATTCTTTTATCACAGAAGACAAGATCAGCGATATCTATGAAACCTTTCACCGTTTAAAAGTGAAAATCAATCTGATGCAGAACGGCGCCATCAGTTTTTCCTGCTGTATAGACCACAACCCGGAAAAGATAGAGCTGCTGATCAAAGCCCTTCACAGCGGGTTTAAAATCGCCTATAATGAAGGCCTTGAACTGCTCACCGTACGGTATTATCAGGACGGACTGCTGGAAGAACTGAGCAACCATCATACGGTATTGCTGGAACAGCGTTCCAGAGTGACAGTACAACGACTGCTGAAGAAATAA
- the fbp gene encoding class 1 fructose-bisphosphatase, translating to MNHKQKVMTLDEFTIQELRNYPGATGQLSGLLRDIGLAAKRVNVEVNKAGIADILGEAGKTNVQGESVKKLDEFANEQFINSLRGSIYCCGVASEEEEHFIAFTDEYSKKSKYVVLLDPLDGSSNIDVNVSIGTIFSVYRRLSPEGEECNLEDFLQPGTQQIAAGYIIYGSSTMMVYATRRSVQGFTLDPSIGEFCLSHPNLKCPPESDIFSVNVGYYHLYEEKVRHSIDHFMAKNENDRIYRHRFVGCMVAEIHRTLIQGGIFMYPAFGKYISGRLRLCYECNPMSFLMEKAGGIAMANGRQRLLELKPVQLHQRVPIFIGSKNMMETWKDIMNK from the coding sequence ATGAATCACAAGCAAAAAGTAATGACTCTGGATGAATTTACTATCCAGGAGTTGCGTAATTATCCGGGGGCAACTGGTCAGTTGTCAGGGTTGCTGCGGGACATCGGGCTGGCAGCAAAGCGGGTGAACGTAGAGGTAAATAAAGCTGGTATCGCCGACATCCTGGGTGAAGCCGGTAAAACCAATGTACAGGGCGAATCCGTGAAGAAGCTGGATGAATTTGCCAATGAACAGTTTATCAACTCTTTGCGCGGTAGCATCTATTGCTGCGGAGTGGCCTCTGAAGAAGAAGAACATTTTATCGCTTTCACCGACGAATACTCCAAGAAATCAAAATACGTGGTATTGCTCGACCCTTTAGACGGCTCCAGCAATATTGATGTGAATGTGTCCATCGGAACTATTTTCTCCGTATACCGCCGCCTGTCGCCGGAAGGAGAGGAGTGTAACCTGGAAGACTTCCTGCAGCCCGGTACCCAGCAGATCGCTGCCGGATATATCATCTATGGATCTTCCACTATGATGGTATACGCCACCCGCCGCAGTGTGCAGGGCTTTACCCTGGACCCTTCCATCGGGGAGTTCTGCCTCTCACATCCCAATCTGAAATGTCCGCCGGAAAGTGATATTTTCTCCGTTAACGTTGGATACTACCACCTGTACGAAGAGAAAGTACGTCATTCCATCGATCATTTTATGGCTAAAAATGAAAATGATCGTATCTACCGCCATCGTTTTGTTGGCTGTATGGTGGCAGAAATTCACCGTACACTGATACAAGGTGGTATCTTCATGTATCCGGCCTTCGGCAAATACATTTCCGGCCGTCTCCGGCTCTGTTACGAATGTAATCCGATGTCTTTTCTCATGGAGAAAGCAGGTGGCATAGCGATGGCTAACGGCCGTCAGCGCCTGCTGGAGCTGAAACCAGTTCAACTGCATCAGCGTGTACCTATCTTTATCGGGTCAAAAAATATGATGGAAACCTGGAAAGATATCATGAATAAATAA
- a CDS encoding CAP domain-containing protein, which yields MSILKSRSILVLLLALFAAFQVSACSRAASRADSTTSGGGSLEEEILYYTNKFRQSKGLKPLQLDETISQQARRHSRNMANGSTGFGHEGFEERVANVSRKMGRVGAAAENVAYGTLDAEAVVDGWIKSPGHRRNMLGDYNLIGIGTAGKGRITFFTQVFIKH from the coding sequence ATGTCGATTTTGAAAAGCCGCAGTATCCTTGTATTACTGCTTGCCCTGTTTGCCGCATTCCAGGTAAGCGCGTGTTCACGTGCAGCCAGCCGCGCAGACAGCACCACATCAGGAGGAGGAAGCCTTGAAGAAGAGATCCTCTATTACACCAACAAATTCCGCCAATCCAAAGGACTGAAGCCGCTGCAGCTCGATGAAACCATCAGCCAGCAGGCACGCCGTCATAGCCGCAACATGGCTAATGGCAGCACCGGCTTCGGTCATGAAGGCTTCGAGGAACGCGTGGCCAACGTCTCCAGAAAAATGGGCCGCGTAGGAGCTGCCGCTGAAAACGTTGCCTATGGCACCCTCGACGCGGAAGCCGTAGTAGACGGCTGGATCAAAAGCCCCGGCCACCGGCGCAACATGCTCGGCGACTATAACCTCATCGGTATAGGCACAGCCGGTAAAGGCAGAATTACCTTCTTTACCCAGGTGTTTATTAAACACTAA
- a CDS encoding ABC transporter ATP-binding protein has protein sequence MEKNKIIEVKNLVKKYGEFTAVKGISFEVYEHEIFGLLGPNGAGKSTTLEIIETLREKTEGKVTVGGFDLDTAPNNIKKIIGVQLQSSGYYPGLNLVELIEMFGGLYNQPVEPMELLRLFNLEDKARSKYKELSGGQKQRFSIATTLINKPRIIFLDEPTTGLDPQARRNLWDLILQVRAQGTTVVITTHYMDEAEFLCDRCAIVDSGQVIAIDSPDALIDNLVSKGFERSKEVKKANLEDVFIHLTGKDLRES, from the coding sequence ATGGAAAAGAACAAGATCATTGAGGTGAAGAACCTGGTGAAAAAATACGGGGAATTCACCGCTGTAAAGGGTATCAGCTTTGAAGTATACGAACATGAGATCTTCGGCCTGTTAGGGCCTAACGGCGCCGGAAAATCCACTACCCTTGAGATCATTGAAACACTCCGCGAGAAAACAGAAGGCAAAGTGACCGTAGGCGGATTCGACCTGGATACTGCTCCCAACAATATCAAAAAAATCATCGGCGTACAACTGCAAAGCTCCGGTTATTACCCCGGACTTAACCTGGTAGAACTGATTGAAATGTTTGGCGGCCTGTATAACCAGCCCGTAGAACCAATGGAACTGCTGCGGCTCTTTAACCTGGAAGATAAAGCCAGGTCCAAATACAAAGAGCTCTCAGGCGGACAGAAACAACGTTTCTCTATCGCCACCACCCTGATCAACAAACCCAGGATCATTTTCCTGGATGAACCTACCACCGGCCTCGACCCGCAGGCAAGACGAAACCTCTGGGACCTGATCCTGCAGGTAAGGGCTCAGGGCACCACCGTCGTTATCACCACCCACTACATGGACGAAGCTGAGTTCCTCTGCGACCGCTGCGCCATCGTAGACAGCGGTCAGGTCATTGCTATCGATTCTCCCGATGCGCTGATCGACAACCTGGTGTCCAAAGGATTTGAACGCAGTAAAGAAGTGAAGAAGGCCAACCTCGAAGATGTATTCATCCATCTTACAGGGAAAGACCTTCGAGAGTCTTAA
- a CDS encoding YfiT family bacillithiol transferase → MEALQYPIGRFEPLPDYSPAMLREYIYDIRDLPTLVEMAVQNLDEFQLQKPYRPGGWNITQVVHHLADSHINAIIRMKMALTEEKPIIKPYDETAWAELEDVKNTPINVSITLLHALHTRWANLMDSLTPEQWERTFIHPEHGRRFNLKTQAAIYAWHGKHHLGHIQGLKERMNW, encoded by the coding sequence ATGGAAGCATTACAATATCCTATCGGTCGATTTGAACCGCTCCCGGATTATAGCCCCGCCATGCTGCGGGAATATATCTATGATATCCGCGACCTGCCTACCCTCGTGGAAATGGCGGTGCAGAACCTGGACGAGTTTCAGCTGCAAAAGCCCTACAGACCCGGTGGATGGAATATCACACAGGTAGTGCATCACCTGGCAGACAGCCATATCAACGCTATCATCCGCATGAAAATGGCACTGACAGAAGAAAAACCTATTATTAAACCGTACGACGAAACAGCCTGGGCTGAGCTGGAAGATGTGAAAAATACACCGATCAACGTATCGATCACCCTCCTGCACGCCCTGCATACCCGTTGGGCCAACCTAATGGACAGCCTGACTCCCGAACAATGGGAACGTACTTTTATTCACCCGGAACATGGCCGGCGCTTTAACCTGAAAACACAGGCTGCCATCTATGCATGGCACGGAAAGCACCACCTGGGCCATATCCAGGGACTAAAAGAACGCATGAACTGGTAA
- a CDS encoding NUDIX hydrolase, with translation MNMDWTLLSSEYLFRDNWLTARKDKCLTPQGNIVEPYYVLEYNDWVNAVALTDDNQVIMIRQYRQGVGRTLLEIPGGTMDKTDPSPEFAMERELLEETGYAFKELIPMGKVAANTASSNNYTHMFLATGGRKIKEQDLDDNEEIEVVLMSIPEVQQLLMDNKIIHSLHVTGLCYALLHLGKMEMK, from the coding sequence ATGAATATGGATTGGACACTGTTGTCGTCTGAATATCTTTTCAGAGACAACTGGTTAACCGCGCGTAAAGACAAATGCCTGACCCCGCAGGGGAATATCGTAGAGCCTTATTACGTACTGGAATATAACGATTGGGTAAACGCCGTGGCCCTCACGGATGATAATCAGGTGATTATGATCCGTCAATATCGTCAGGGTGTTGGTCGAACATTACTCGAAATCCCCGGCGGCACCATGGATAAAACGGATCCCTCTCCGGAGTTTGCCATGGAACGTGAACTGCTGGAAGAAACCGGCTATGCCTTCAAAGAGTTAATACCAATGGGTAAAGTAGCTGCCAATACAGCTTCCAGCAACAACTACACGCACATGTTTCTCGCCACCGGCGGCCGCAAGATTAAAGAACAGGATCTGGATGATAATGAAGAAATAGAAGTGGTACTGATGTCCATTCCCGAAGTGCAGCAACTGCTCATGGATAATAAAATCATCCACAGCCTGCATGTTACCGGCCTCTGTTACGCCTTGCTGCACCTGGGAAAAATGGAAATGAAGTAA
- a CDS encoding folylpolyglutamate synthase/dihydrofolate synthase family protein, with the protein MNAYNEALEYLYSRLPMFTRVGASAYKTDLHNTIALLDQLNNPQHTFKTIHVAGTNGKGSTSHMLAAILQQAGYKTGLYTSPHLLDFRERIRINGQVAPEDFVVDFTNKMRPYIESISPSFFELTVAMAFNYFSQEQVDIAIVEVGLGGRLDSTNVITPELSVITNISFDHKNILGDTLPLIAAEKAGIIKAGVPVVISETQPEIAYVFRDKAAEMGAPLHFADQEWMVDGSAIVNNHLELTLLDTRQGKMYDIRLDLSGQYQEKNVMGVLSAVKLLQQQGWHITWDHISAALSHVRKLTGLRGRWEVVNEHPLTVMDVGHNEAGIREVVQQLEHVNYQRLHIVTGFVKDKEVESVLPLFPDTATYYFCRAQIPRAMDEVELAQMAMAKGLQGRAYESVQAALQAARQHAKPEDMILVCGSFFIVAEAM; encoded by the coding sequence ATGAATGCATATAACGAAGCACTGGAATATCTCTACAGCCGGCTGCCCATGTTTACCAGAGTGGGTGCCAGCGCGTATAAAACAGACCTGCATAATACCATTGCCTTATTAGATCAGCTTAACAATCCCCAGCATACCTTCAAAACCATACATGTAGCCGGCACTAACGGTAAAGGCTCTACGAGCCATATGCTGGCGGCCATCCTGCAGCAGGCGGGCTATAAAACGGGGCTTTACACCTCCCCCCACCTGCTCGACTTCCGGGAACGTATCCGCATCAACGGACAGGTAGCGCCCGAAGACTTTGTAGTGGACTTCACCAATAAGATGCGGCCCTACATCGAGAGCATCTCTCCATCTTTTTTTGAGCTGACCGTGGCGATGGCGTTCAACTACTTTTCTCAGGAACAGGTAGACATTGCCATCGTTGAAGTAGGCCTTGGCGGCCGGCTGGACAGCACCAATGTGATCACGCCGGAGCTGTCTGTCATCACCAATATCAGTTTCGATCATAAAAATATCCTGGGCGATACCCTGCCCCTTATTGCTGCTGAAAAAGCCGGCATTATCAAAGCCGGTGTGCCCGTGGTGATCAGCGAAACACAACCCGAGATCGCTTATGTGTTCAGGGATAAAGCCGCTGAAATGGGCGCTCCGCTGCACTTTGCCGACCAGGAGTGGATGGTGGACGGCAGCGCTATCGTCAACAACCATCTGGAACTAACGTTGCTGGATACACGACAGGGAAAAATGTATGATATACGACTGGACCTGAGCGGGCAATATCAGGAAAAAAATGTGATGGGTGTACTGTCTGCCGTAAAACTGTTACAACAACAGGGCTGGCATATCACCTGGGATCATATCAGTGCCGCATTATCCCATGTACGCAAGCTCACAGGGCTGCGTGGACGCTGGGAAGTGGTGAATGAGCATCCGCTGACTGTGATGGACGTAGGTCATAACGAGGCCGGCATCCGGGAAGTCGTGCAGCAGCTGGAACATGTGAACTACCAGCGGCTGCATATTGTGACCGGTTTTGTGAAAGATAAAGAGGTGGAAAGTGTATTGCCGCTGTTTCCTGACACGGCTACCTATTATTTCTGCCGCGCACAGATACCGCGGGCCATGGATGAAGTGGAACTGGCCCAGATGGCCATGGCTAAAGGACTGCAGGGCCGTGCCTACGAATCAGTGCAGGCCGCGCTTCAGGCAGCACGGCAACATGCCAAACCGGAAGACATGATACTGGTTTGCGGCAGTTTCTTCATTGTAGCAGAAGCGATGTAG
- a CDS encoding DUF5723 family protein, whose amino-acid sequence MYRILLNAIFLLLLADAAIAQTFPGYNVSTYAGIHGVLSNPASAAGYRYKWDVNIIGADVKAGNTYARVPKSVLSHIPKNWKPNQDYFLDTTAQRRQNGWMMAEIVLPSVLYAIDEKQSVSFVWRMRSSGSAGNLPTPLANFFSDFPNLQYRGKSLTIEKAAASMHVWNELGFSYARVIKEGYTSRWKAGITVKLLSGVAAGYSQVANTNFVLNTKRNADITSGTLRYGYSQELDHWKKPDLSNIQLFQNNGIGLDLGVIYEYRPDNGGWGKPEGTDADEYKFRLGVSITDIGRIKYVKSANNTDLSLVRDNLDPRQITYRDKESLKQYSTRLNRYFTPINSDSTFHMSLPAALNLMGDYNINSRFFVSANAVIALNAGNRNFYKTYALTQLLITPRYETERFGAYMPFVINHNGQADVGAAVRFGPLVLGSYSLFTTLFQSRINHADAFVALRLNPGMLGRRNGDKKELGCPVNF is encoded by the coding sequence ATGTATCGTATCCTATTAAACGCTATCTTCTTGTTATTGCTGGCTGATGCCGCGATAGCACAAACTTTTCCCGGTTATAACGTCAGCACTTATGCCGGCATTCACGGTGTTCTCAGCAACCCCGCCAGTGCAGCAGGTTACCGTTATAAATGGGATGTCAATATTATCGGGGCTGATGTAAAAGCGGGCAACACCTATGCCCGTGTACCCAAGTCCGTACTCTCTCACATTCCCAAGAACTGGAAGCCTAACCAGGATTATTTTCTGGACACTACTGCCCAGCGCAGACAGAACGGCTGGATGATGGCGGAAATCGTATTGCCTTCCGTGTTATATGCTATTGATGAAAAACAGTCTGTCTCCTTTGTTTGGCGTATGCGCAGCAGCGGCAGTGCCGGCAACCTGCCAACTCCGCTGGCTAACTTCTTCAGTGATTTCCCCAATCTGCAATACCGCGGCAAAAGCCTTACCATAGAAAAAGCAGCTGCCAGCATGCATGTCTGGAATGAACTGGGTTTCAGCTATGCACGGGTTATTAAAGAAGGTTATACCAGCCGCTGGAAAGCCGGTATCACCGTAAAACTGCTCAGTGGTGTCGCAGCTGGTTACTCGCAGGTAGCCAACACCAACTTTGTGCTTAACACCAAACGCAATGCAGATATTACCAGCGGTACGCTCCGTTACGGTTACAGCCAGGAGCTGGACCACTGGAAAAAGCCGGACCTCAGTAATATACAGCTCTTTCAAAACAACGGTATAGGTCTTGATCTTGGCGTTATCTATGAATACCGTCCGGATAATGGCGGTTGGGGTAAACCTGAAGGCACCGACGCAGATGAATATAAATTCCGCCTGGGTGTTTCCATCACCGATATCGGCAGGATCAAATATGTAAAAAGCGCCAATAATACAGATCTTAGCCTGGTGAGAGACAACCTCGATCCGAGGCAGATTACCTATCGTGATAAAGAAAGCCTGAAACAATATTCCACCCGGCTCAATCGGTACTTCACACCGATAAACAGCGACAGCACCTTCCACATGTCCTTGCCTGCCGCGCTGAACCTGATGGGAGATTACAATATTAACAGCCGTTTCTTTGTCAGCGCCAATGCAGTCATTGCCCTGAATGCAGGAAACAGGAATTTTTACAAAACATATGCGTTGACCCAGTTGTTAATAACTCCACGGTATGAAACAGAGCGGTTCGGGGCCTATATGCCGTTTGTAATCAATCATAACGGACAGGCAGATGTAGGGGCTGCCGTACGTTTCGGTCCGTTGGTACTGGGCTCTTACAGTCTTTTTACCACGCTTTTTCAAAGCCGCATCAACCATGCGGACGCTTTCGTAGCTTTGCGGCTGAATCCGGGCATGCTGGGACGTCGCAATGGCGATAAAAAAGAATTGGGCTGCCCGGTAAATTTTTAA
- a CDS encoding MFS transporter, which yields MNPLKQTIRLYQNAYTGLSPATWWLSLVLLINRSGTMVVPFMTVYLTVNLHFTIAQAGLVMACFGTGAIAGALLGGWLSDRIGFYQVQFWSLFSNGILFILLGQVHTFPQICTFVFIMSSVGDAFRPANSIAIAAYSAPENRTRSYSLNRLAVNLGWSVGPALGGILASVSYQLLFWVDGCTCIAAAVLMRIFLPPVPAPAKPEKAAPAGRCEKVWQDDLYLWFLFFGMINAICLFQFSSIVPLYFKEVIHMPEWAIGLNMSINGLLIVAVEMVMVYRLDGKLPNLVYVARGAVMVCMSYLLLSLLPPIWAVAAIFMIVITFGEMFCLPFMNSFWISRSQEHNRGQYAALYTISYSLANVISPTSGAFVVQHLGFTSWWMITAGGCILSAAGFLWLQRKRARSKQLVAA from the coding sequence ATGAATCCGCTGAAACAAACGATCCGTCTATATCAGAACGCCTATACAGGGCTTTCTCCCGCTACCTGGTGGTTATCACTGGTGCTGCTGATCAATCGCAGTGGCACGATGGTGGTTCCCTTTATGACAGTATATCTTACCGTAAATCTGCATTTCACGATCGCGCAGGCTGGCCTGGTGATGGCCTGTTTTGGCACCGGTGCTATTGCAGGTGCGTTGCTGGGCGGCTGGCTGTCAGACCGTATCGGCTTTTACCAGGTACAGTTCTGGAGCCTATTCTCTAACGGAATATTGTTTATTTTATTGGGACAGGTACACACCTTTCCTCAGATATGTACCTTTGTTTTTATCATGAGTTCTGTAGGCGATGCTTTCCGGCCGGCCAACAGTATCGCGATTGCGGCTTATAGTGCGCCGGAAAACCGTACCCGTTCTTACTCGCTTAATAGGCTGGCGGTCAACCTGGGCTGGTCTGTTGGCCCGGCACTAGGTGGTATTCTGGCCAGTGTCAGCTATCAGTTATTATTTTGGGTAGATGGTTGTACCTGTATCGCAGCTGCTGTTTTAATGCGCATCTTCCTGCCGCCGGTACCGGCACCTGCCAAACCGGAAAAAGCAGCACCTGCCGGGCGGTGCGAAAAAGTATGGCAGGATGACCTGTATCTCTGGTTCCTGTTTTTCGGAATGATCAATGCAATCTGTCTGTTCCAGTTTTCCAGCATTGTGCCCTTGTATTTCAAAGAAGTGATACATATGCCGGAATGGGCTATCGGACTCAATATGTCTATCAACGGACTGCTGATCGTGGCTGTGGAAATGGTGATGGTATACCGGCTGGATGGTAAGTTGCCCAACCTGGTATATGTAGCCAGAGGTGCTGTCATGGTGTGCATGTCCTACCTGCTGCTAAGCCTCCTGCCTCCGATATGGGCGGTGGCAGCCATTTTTATGATCGTGATTACTTTCGGGGAGATGTTTTGCCTGCCGTTTATGAACAGTTTCTGGATCAGTCGTAGCCAGGAACATAACAGAGGACAATATGCGGCCCTGTATACCATTTCATATTCCCTGGCCAATGTTATATCCCCTACCAGCGGGGCTTTTGTGGTACAGCACCTGGGCTTCACTTCCTGGTGGATGATCACCGCGGGCGGCTGTATTTTGTCTGCTGCCGGGTTCCTATGGCTGCAACGTAAGAGGGCCAGAAGTAAACAATTAGTGGCAGCGTAA
- a CDS encoding AraC family transcriptional regulator yields the protein MKVIQFTVPVAEEGSVVIQEDILPYFYNYLHRHKEAQLTLIIKGEGTLIAGSYTQPFKAGDVYVIGANQPHMFKGDARYFENLKEKNIHAIHIFFDHENTLKGMLALPELESVRKFLQQTRSSLQLPPAFEERTAAEILRLSKLTGAERLFAFMSLLTWFSRQVKDWKSLSTGFSRHAYSESEGLRMNDIYQYTLEHYAENISLARIAAVAHLTTYAFCKYFKKHTRKTYLEFLNEVRINAACKKIINGDAESIASVAYATGYNNPITFNRVFRKVTGMSPSAYARQYRFGQENAQRSGLINEWEEVAL from the coding sequence ATGAAAGTAATTCAATTTACTGTTCCGGTTGCTGAGGAAGGGTCTGTGGTGATACAGGAGGACATACTTCCTTATTTTTATAATTACCTGCACCGCCATAAAGAGGCGCAGCTGACCCTTATTATCAAAGGGGAAGGTACGCTGATTGCAGGCAGTTATACCCAGCCATTCAAAGCCGGCGACGTCTACGTGATCGGCGCCAATCAGCCCCATATGTTTAAGGGCGATGCCCGTTATTTTGAAAACCTCAAGGAAAAAAATATCCACGCTATCCATATCTTCTTCGACCATGAAAATACGTTGAAGGGGATGCTGGCCCTGCCGGAACTGGAATCCGTCCGTAAATTCCTGCAACAGACACGCTCCAGTTTACAGCTGCCACCTGCCTTTGAAGAGCGGACAGCGGCCGAAATACTACGTTTATCCAAACTTACCGGCGCAGAAAGGTTATTTGCCTTCATGTCACTGCTGACCTGGTTTTCCCGACAGGTGAAAGACTGGAAGTCTTTGTCTACCGGCTTCTCACGTCATGCCTACAGCGAGTCAGAAGGACTGCGGATGAATGATATCTACCAGTATACGCTGGAACATTATGCAGAAAATATCTCTCTGGCCAGAATTGCAGCGGTGGCACATCTTACTACCTATGCTTTCTGTAAATACTTCAAGAAACACACCCGTAAAACCTACCTCGAGTTTCTGAATGAGGTGCGTATTAATGCAGCGTGTAAAAAAATCATTAACGGCGATGCGGAGAGTATTGCCTCTGTGGCTTATGCTACGGGGTATAACAACCCCATCACATTTAACCGGGTATTCCGTAAAGTGACGGGGATGTCACCATCTGCCTATGCGCGTCAATACCGTTTCGGGCAGGAGAACGCGCAGAGGAGTGGTCTTATCAATGAGTGGGAAGAAGTAGCCCTCTGA